From Candidatus Nitricoxidivorans perseverans, the proteins below share one genomic window:
- a CDS encoding diguanylate cyclase, whose product MIRVSDRLRTTLVFTGLAALLLTALVAAALYSFREFSLRGAEERARTAAEIVRVSLTEAMANGAIDKRAQLLSRIGRGAGLTEVRVVRGSGVVRQFGRGLNSERGVDDIDSAVLAGGKAEYIMVEGSDGPMLRATIPYIAERGAQPDCLQCHQAAAGEVLGAITIGVSLAETRIRALIWVSVLVGIAGFFAIAALYLMRRQYQPMAEVALNVEEAVARAASGDFGMRLPAVRDGVAGHISAGVNRLMEALDNSVGTINGKVEQLMEYDLPRSRNMLLSTLEMVEGLVDAGRFKQSIEEDESKQEIYDRLSRIIRERFDLDSFSIYEVANSKNHIRAAVVNGLPDAEIRWCDQEILVRADACRARRTGHMVNAIDEPGICGMFRPNPGEQGMAHVCLPMMQSGNVGCIVQLVTMPETAPLVRALVPFLRVYLRETAPVLEAKRLMESLRESSLQDAMTGLYNRRFIEAYVETLKAAVQRKGSHLAVLMLDVDHFKKVNDTYGHDAGDKVLVAVAGALKQTLRKSDILVRFGGEEFLAFLQDTAGEGGMVAAEKVRAAVEALKIALPNGTLQKTISIGVADFPEDSADFWEAVKFADAALYAAKERGRNRVVRFTPDLWKSGN is encoded by the coding sequence ATGATCCGGGTCAGTGATCGATTGCGGACAACACTGGTTTTTACCGGCCTGGCGGCGCTCCTGCTGACGGCGCTGGTGGCCGCCGCGCTTTATTCCTTTCGCGAGTTTTCGCTGCGCGGCGCCGAGGAACGGGCGCGCACGGCGGCCGAGATCGTGCGCGTCAGCCTGACCGAAGCCATGGCCAACGGCGCGATCGACAAGCGTGCCCAGCTGCTCTCAAGGATCGGGCGCGGCGCGGGGCTGACGGAGGTGCGCGTGGTGCGCGGTTCCGGCGTCGTCCGTCAGTTCGGACGGGGGCTGAATTCGGAGCGCGGCGTCGATGACATCGACAGTGCCGTGCTGGCCGGCGGCAAGGCCGAGTACATCATGGTGGAGGGCAGCGACGGCCCGATGCTGCGCGCCACCATTCCCTATATCGCCGAGCGCGGCGCCCAGCCCGATTGCCTGCAATGCCACCAGGCGGCGGCGGGCGAGGTGCTCGGCGCCATTACCATCGGTGTTTCGCTGGCGGAAACGCGTATCCGAGCGCTGATTTGGGTATCGGTGCTGGTGGGCATCGCGGGCTTCTTCGCCATCGCCGCGCTCTACCTGATGCGGCGCCAGTACCAGCCGATGGCCGAGGTGGCGCTGAATGTCGAGGAGGCGGTGGCACGGGCCGCTTCCGGCGATTTCGGCATGCGTCTGCCGGCTGTGCGGGACGGCGTGGCGGGACATATCTCCGCCGGCGTCAACCGGCTGATGGAGGCGCTCGACAACAGCGTCGGCACCATCAACGGCAAGGTCGAGCAGCTGATGGAATATGACCTGCCGCGCAGCCGCAACATGCTGCTGTCGACGCTGGAAATGGTCGAGGGGCTGGTGGATGCCGGCCGCTTCAAGCAGTCCATCGAGGAGGACGAGTCCAAGCAGGAGATATACGATCGCCTCTCGCGCATCATCCGCGAGCGCTTCGACCTCGATTCCTTCAGCATTTACGAGGTGGCCAACAGCAAGAACCATATACGAGCCGCGGTGGTGAACGGTCTGCCCGATGCCGAAATACGCTGGTGCGACCAGGAGATACTGGTGCGCGCCGACGCCTGCCGCGCACGCCGCACCGGCCATATGGTCAATGCCATCGACGAACCGGGGATTTGCGGCATGTTCCGCCCGAACCCGGGCGAGCAGGGCATGGCGCACGTCTGCCTGCCGATGATGCAGTCCGGAAACGTCGGATGCATCGTCCAGCTTGTGACCATGCCTGAAACCGCACCCCTGGTGCGGGCGCTGGTGCCCTTCCTGCGCGTCTACCTGCGCGAGACTGCGCCGGTGCTCGAAGCCAAGCGGCTGATGGAAAGTCTGCGCGAATCCAGCCTGCAGGACGCCATGACCGGCCTCTACAACCGCCGCTTCATCGAGGCTTATGTGGAGACGCTGAAGGCCGCGGTGCAGCGCAAGGGCTCCCATCTGGCTGTGCTGATGCTGGACGTGGACCACTTCAAGAAGGTCAATGACACCTACGGCCACGACGCCGGCGACAAGGTGCTGGTGGCTGTGGCCGGCGCCCTCAAGCAGACGCTGCGCAAGTCGGACATCCTGGTGCGCTTCGGCGGCGAGGAATTCCTCGCCTTTCTCCAGGACACCGCGGGCGAAGGCGGCATGGTGGCGGCGGAGAAGGTGCGCGCCGCCGTCGAGGCGCTGAAGATCGCGCTGCCGAACGGGACGTTGCAAAAGACCATCTCGATCGGCGTCGCCGATTTCCCGGAGGACAGCGCCGATTTCTGGGAGGCGGTCAAGTTCGCCGACGCCGCCCTCTACGCGGCCAAGGAGCGCGGCCGCAACCGGGTGGTGCGATTCACCCCGGATCTCTGGAAGTCCGGAAACTGA
- a CDS encoding DNA internalization-related competence protein ComEC/Rec2, translated as MRLSILTFAAGIGWLQLQPALPDIAALAVMAVAGVLLLALSLRLRAATPVAAFLLGIAWAGALAHHRLADFLPAGSEGRDTEVVGVIASLPQYYENGLRFDFDVEHSGLPAPRRISLAWHRGFRPQEDGEVHAAPPLHAGERWRFTVRLKRPHGNLNPHGFDYEAMLFERGIRATGYVRPKHEFARLDEFVMRPSHAIERLRERIRERFLRVLPDQPYAGILVALAIGDQRAIDASLWQVFARTGVTHLMSISGLHVTMVAGLAAWIVSWNWRRRFLFGGRLPLLLPAQKAAAIAGFAAAFAYCLLAGFAVPAQRTLTMLGVVALALATGRATAPSRVLALALLIVLLLDPWAVLSPGFWLSFGAVGLLFYIGSGRLGEIRPLAAWGRAQWAMTLGLVPALLALFQQFSLVSPIANAVAIPMVSFVATPLALLGAIPLLDPLLWLAHQAMAALMWLLEWLAASGWAVWQQHAPPVWTVALALGGAAWLLMPRGFPVRWVGLAAFLPMLLVPPPRPMAGEANVTVLDVGQGLAVHVQTAGHDLLYDTGPAFSPDANSGNRIIVPYLRASGVRRLDGLVVTHADKDHSGGAASVLESVPTGWLMTSLPGDHPLLAATPPRRPCADGDAWEWDGVRFQLLHPTALQFAQPIRKTNDMSCVLKVTSRHGTALLTSDIEAISEAALLARHGDDLHAEVLVAPHHGSRTSSTPEFVAGVGAREVIFPVGYRNRFGHPKEEVVARYAGTRCWRTDADGALTVRLTGAGVAVAPARAERRRYWHSGVE; from the coding sequence ATGAGACTTTCCATCCTGACGTTCGCCGCCGGCATCGGCTGGCTCCAGCTGCAACCCGCTCTGCCCGATATCGCCGCCCTGGCGGTCATGGCCGTGGCGGGCGTTCTGTTGCTCGCACTCTCCTTGCGCCTTCGCGCCGCGACGCCGGTGGCCGCCTTCCTTCTTGGAATCGCCTGGGCGGGGGCGCTGGCGCACCATCGTCTGGCGGACTTTCTTCCGGCCGGCAGTGAAGGGCGCGACACGGAAGTGGTGGGCGTCATCGCCAGCCTGCCGCAATACTATGAGAACGGCCTTCGCTTCGATTTCGATGTCGAGCATTCCGGCCTGCCGGCGCCCCGACGCATCTCGCTGGCCTGGCACCGCGGCTTCCGGCCCCAGGAAGATGGCGAGGTCCACGCCGCTCCGCCCTTGCATGCCGGCGAGCGCTGGCGCTTCACCGTACGGCTGAAGCGGCCGCATGGCAACCTCAATCCGCACGGTTTCGATTACGAGGCCATGCTTTTCGAACGCGGCATTCGCGCCACGGGCTATGTGCGCCCGAAACACGAATTCGCCCGGCTGGACGAATTCGTCATGCGGCCGTCCCACGCCATCGAGCGGTTGAGGGAACGAATCCGGGAACGTTTCCTGCGGGTGCTGCCCGATCAGCCCTACGCCGGCATCCTCGTCGCGCTGGCCATCGGTGACCAGCGGGCCATCGACGCATCCCTGTGGCAAGTATTCGCCCGTACCGGCGTGACGCACCTGATGAGCATTTCCGGCCTGCACGTGACCATGGTCGCGGGGCTGGCGGCCTGGATCGTTTCCTGGAACTGGCGGCGCCGCTTCCTGTTCGGCGGCCGGTTGCCGCTCCTGCTGCCCGCGCAGAAGGCGGCGGCAATCGCCGGCTTCGCGGCGGCATTCGCTTATTGCCTGCTGGCGGGCTTCGCCGTGCCGGCTCAGCGCACGCTTACCATGCTCGGCGTGGTCGCCCTCGCCCTGGCGACGGGGAGGGCCACGGCGCCCAGCCGCGTGCTGGCCCTGGCGCTGCTGATTGTGCTGCTGCTCGACCCCTGGGCAGTGCTCTCGCCGGGTTTCTGGCTTTCCTTCGGCGCTGTCGGCCTGCTCTTCTACATCGGTTCCGGCCGCCTGGGCGAAATCCGCCCGCTTGCGGCCTGGGGGCGTGCCCAGTGGGCGATGACGCTGGGCCTGGTGCCCGCGCTGCTGGCGCTGTTCCAGCAGTTCTCCCTGGTTTCGCCCATCGCCAACGCCGTGGCCATCCCGATGGTCAGTTTCGTGGCGACGCCGCTGGCGTTGCTGGGAGCCATTCCTTTGCTCGACCCGCTGCTCTGGCTGGCCCACCAGGCCATGGCGGCTCTGATGTGGTTGCTCGAGTGGCTGGCGGCCTCCGGCTGGGCGGTCTGGCAGCAGCATGCGCCGCCGGTCTGGACGGTGGCGCTGGCGCTGGGGGGCGCGGCATGGCTGCTGATGCCGCGAGGCTTTCCGGTGCGCTGGGTTGGCCTTGCGGCCTTCCTCCCGATGTTGCTCGTGCCGCCGCCGCGGCCGATGGCGGGCGAGGCGAACGTGACGGTTCTAGATGTCGGACAGGGGCTGGCGGTGCATGTGCAGACCGCCGGCCACGACCTGCTCTACGATACGGGGCCGGCCTTTTCGCCGGACGCCAACAGCGGCAACCGCATCATCGTGCCCTACCTGCGCGCATCGGGCGTGCGCCGCCTCGACGGGCTCGTCGTGACGCACGCGGACAAGGACCATTCCGGTGGCGCGGCCTCGGTGCTGGAATCGGTGCCGACGGGCTGGCTGATGACCTCGCTGCCCGGCGATCATCCCTTGCTGGCAGCGACGCCGCCGCGCCGTCCCTGCGCCGACGGCGACGCGTGGGAGTGGGACGGCGTGCGCTTCCAGCTGCTGCATCCTACGGCGCTCCAGTTCGCCCAGCCCATCCGAAAGACCAACGACATGAGCTGCGTGCTGAAGGTGACATCCCGACACGGCACTGCGCTGCTCACGTCCGACATCGAGGCGATTTCGGAAGCGGCTCTGCTCGCCCGCCACGGTGATGACCTGCATGCCGAGGTGCTGGTGGCTCCGCATCACGGCAGCCGCACGTCCTCCACGCCGGAGTTCGTGGCAGGCGTCGGCGCCCGCGAGGTGATTTTCCCCGTGGGCTATCGCAACCGCTTCGGCCATCCGAAAGAGGAGGTGGTCGCGCGATACGCCGGCACCCGGTGCTGGCGCACCGATGCCGACGGCGCGCTGACGGTGCGGCTGACAGGTGCGGGCGTTGCCGTCGCCCCGGCGCGGGCCGAACGTCGCCGATACTGGCATTCCGGGGTAGAATGA
- a CDS encoding Spy/CpxP family protein refolding chaperone has translation MRTRTMIIAGLIAAGAFSGIAAAQPGFDGCGPMGQSGPGMMRGGAMKGGMADPAARTEQRLSLLKSELKITPEQEPLWQAFAEKSKAEAGKGFKAMRDSAQDQNLTAPERMDRMTAMMKERLTAMESVRESFKRLYDALTPEQRKAADQHAGRMGRPARGQGPRGSGTPRR, from the coding sequence ATGCGAACCAGAACCATGATCATTGCCGGCTTGATCGCTGCCGGCGCCTTTTCAGGCATCGCCGCCGCCCAGCCGGGCTTCGACGGATGCGGGCCGATGGGGCAGAGCGGCCCGGGCATGATGCGCGGCGGCGCCATGAAGGGCGGGATGGCCGATCCCGCCGCGCGGACCGAGCAACGCCTGTCCCTGCTCAAGTCCGAACTGAAGATCACACCGGAGCAGGAACCCCTCTGGCAGGCTTTTGCCGAGAAATCGAAGGCGGAAGCCGGGAAGGGCTTCAAGGCCATGCGCGATTCCGCGCAGGACCAGAACCTGACGGCGCCCGAACGGATGGACCGGATGACGGCCATGATGAAGGAGCGGCTGACCGCAATGGAGTCGGTGCGCGAGTCCTTCAAACGCCTGTATGACGCCCTGACGCCCGAGCAGAGGAAGGCGGCCGACCAGCATGCAGGCCGCATGGGCCGGCCGGCCCGCGGCCAGGGTCCGCGCGGCTCCGGCACGCCACGTCGTTGA
- the dnaX gene encoding DNA polymerase III subunit gamma/tau, with product MSYQVLARKWRPKSFTTLVGQEHVVKALTNALDQRRLHHAYLFTGTRGVGKTTLARIVAKALNCEAGITSAPCGVCSACAEIDGGRFVDYIELDAASNRGVEDMTSLLDKAVYAPTRGRFKVYVIDEVHQLSGHAFNAMLKTLEEPPEHVKFILATTDPQKIPVTVLSRCLQFNLKQMPPAQIVGHLAHILEAEGVPFEPAALAHLAKAAAGSMRDALSLLDQAIAHGAGRVEEANVRDMLGTVGDDFLFGILDGLAAGDVRAMLAVAESMDARSLSFDSAAQELATLFHRVALLQMAPQAIADEAQRERLAPYAATFDAEFLQLCYQIAIHGRDDLPLAPDEYAGFTMTLMRLAAFRPETAPPLDAAPSPAPAAKTPALRPTAPDPTVPRPAAKTPRAPIPPPSEWRDQAERTKAMVQERKNKALAAIEQDGFVREVIDLFDASIDESTIKPV from the coding sequence ATGAGCTATCAGGTACTGGCCCGCAAGTGGCGCCCGAAATCCTTTACCACCCTGGTGGGGCAGGAGCATGTGGTCAAGGCCCTGACCAACGCCCTCGATCAGCGGCGCCTGCACCACGCTTATCTCTTCACCGGCACGCGCGGCGTCGGCAAGACGACCTTGGCGCGCATCGTCGCCAAGGCGTTGAACTGCGAGGCGGGCATCACGTCCGCCCCCTGCGGCGTCTGTTCGGCCTGCGCCGAGATCGACGGCGGCCGCTTCGTCGATTACATCGAGCTGGACGCCGCCTCCAACCGGGGCGTCGAGGACATGACCAGCCTGCTCGACAAGGCCGTTTATGCGCCGACCCGCGGCCGCTTCAAGGTCTACGTCATCGACGAAGTCCACCAGCTCTCCGGTCATGCCTTCAACGCCATGCTGAAGACGCTGGAGGAGCCGCCGGAGCACGTCAAGTTCATCCTTGCCACCACCGATCCCCAGAAGATTCCGGTGACGGTGCTGTCCCGCTGCCTCCAGTTCAACCTCAAGCAGATGCCGCCGGCGCAGATCGTCGGGCACCTGGCGCACATCCTGGAGGCCGAGGGCGTCCCCTTCGAGCCGGCCGCGCTCGCGCACCTGGCGAAGGCGGCGGCGGGCAGCATGCGCGACGCCCTTTCGCTACTCGACCAGGCCATCGCCCACGGCGCCGGTCGCGTGGAGGAGGCGAATGTGCGCGACATGCTCGGCACGGTCGGCGACGATTTCCTGTTCGGCATCCTCGACGGCCTAGCCGCCGGCGACGTCCGGGCCATGCTGGCGGTGGCCGAGTCGATGGACGCGAGGAGCCTGTCCTTCGATTCTGCCGCGCAGGAGCTGGCGACCTTGTTCCATCGCGTCGCGCTCCTCCAGATGGCGCCCCAGGCCATCGCCGACGAGGCCCAGCGGGAGCGCCTGGCGCCCTACGCCGCGACCTTCGACGCGGAGTTTCTCCAGCTCTGCTACCAGATCGCGATCCACGGGCGGGACGACCTGCCGCTCGCGCCCGACGAGTACGCCGGCTTCACCATGACGCTGATGCGCCTCGCCGCCTTCCGGCCGGAGACGGCGCCGCCGCTCGATGCGGCGCCGAGCCCGGCCCCCGCCGCGAAGACGCCCGCGCTCCGCCCCACCGCGCCCGATCCGACGGTTCCCCGTCCGGCCGCGAAAACCCCGCGTGCCCCGATTCCGCCCCCGTCGGAGTGGCGCGATCAGGCCGAGCGCACCAAGGCCATGGTGCAGGAGCGCAAGAACAAGGCCCTCGCCGCCATCGAGCAGGACGGCTTTGTGCGCGAGGTGATCGACCTGTTCGACGCGAGCATCGACGAATCCACCATCAAACCGGTTTGA
- a CDS encoding YbaB/EbfC family nucleoid-associated protein, with amino-acid sequence MMKGGIANLMKQAQKMQENMQKAQEELANMEVEGQSGAGAVKVTMTGKHDVKRVTIDPSVMDDREMLEDLIAAALNDANRRVEQTTQERMSGFTAGLNLPPGMKLPF; translated from the coding sequence ATGATGAAAGGCGGCATCGCCAACCTGATGAAGCAGGCGCAGAAGATGCAGGAGAACATGCAGAAGGCGCAGGAGGAGTTGGCGAACATGGAAGTCGAGGGCCAGTCCGGCGCTGGCGCCGTGAAGGTGACGATGACCGGCAAGCACGACGTCAAGCGCGTGACCATCGATCCGTCGGTGATGGACGACAGGGAAATGCTGGAGGACCTGATCGCCGCAGCCCTGAACGACGCCAACCGGCGCGTCGAGCAGACGACGCAGGAGCGGATGAGCGGCTTCACGGCGGGGCTCAATCTGCCGCCGGGCATGAAGCTGCCGTTCTGA
- the recR gene encoding recombination mediator RecR — MAGSSSLDELIEALRCLPGVGPKSAQRMAYHLLQRDPRGAGRLSKALDHALAALRRCIRCNTFTEDEVCDRCASGKRDPSQLCIVEMPVDLNTMEQTHAYNGLYYVLMGRLSPLDGIGPKELGFERLLARVSDGVVREVVLATNFTHEGEATAHYLSEVLHARGLKVSRIARGLPVGAELEYSDAASVAQALIERRDYR; from the coding sequence ATGGCGGGCTCCTCCAGCCTCGACGAGCTGATCGAGGCGCTGCGCTGCCTGCCGGGCGTCGGCCCAAAATCCGCCCAGCGCATGGCCTACCACCTGCTGCAACGGGATCCGCGCGGCGCCGGCCGCCTGTCGAAGGCACTCGACCATGCCCTCGCGGCGCTGCGGCGCTGCATCCGCTGCAACACCTTCACCGAGGACGAAGTCTGCGACCGCTGCGCATCGGGGAAGCGCGACCCTTCGCAATTGTGCATCGTCGAGATGCCGGTCGACCTCAACACGATGGAGCAGACGCACGCCTACAACGGCCTCTACTACGTGCTGATGGGGCGGCTGTCCCCGCTCGACGGCATCGGGCCGAAGGAGCTGGGGTTCGAGCGCCTGCTGGCGCGCGTGTCCGACGGCGTGGTTAGGGAAGTGGTGCTGGCCACCAATTTCACCCACGAGGGCGAGGCGACGGCGCACTATCTCTCCGAGGTGCTGCACGCCCGCGGCCTCAAGGTCAGCCGCATCGCCCGAGGCCTGCCGGTAGGCGCGGAACTCGAGTATTCGGACGCCGCCAGCGTGGCCCAGGCGCTGATCGAGCGGCGTGACTACCGATAA
- a CDS encoding nitronate monooxygenase, translating into MKRVDDFRLRLGRQELVPIMIGGMGVDISTVELAVEAARLGGIGHISDAMIKTVADRHFNTRYVKDKLKLYKYNVDNPDKSAVQFNLGRIAEATKLHVARAMEAKRGGSGEGLILINCMEKLTMNAPRETLKVRLTSALDAGIDGITLAAGLHLSSFGLIEDHPRFRDAKLGIIVSSLRALQLFLKKIARTNRLPDYIVIEGPLAGGHLGFGMDWAQYDLATIVAEIRQYLAAEKLDIPLIPAGGIFTGSDAAAFLEQGAGAVQVATRFTVAKECGLPPAVQQEYFRTSEGNIEVNQISPTGYPMRMLKNSPGIGAGIRPNCEAYGYLLDSNGGCAYITSYNREVAAHPGARKVSVKDKTCLCTHMRNFDIWTCGQTTWRLKDTTNKLPDGSYQQLTAEHIFRDYQFSTDGQISKPLPVA; encoded by the coding sequence ATGAAACGTGTAGATGATTTCCGGCTGCGACTCGGCAGGCAGGAACTGGTGCCGATCATGATCGGCGGCATGGGCGTGGACATCTCCACGGTCGAACTGGCGGTGGAAGCGGCGCGCCTGGGTGGCATCGGGCACATCTCCGACGCCATGATCAAGACGGTAGCCGACCGGCACTTCAATACCCGCTATGTCAAGGACAAGCTCAAGCTCTACAAATACAACGTCGACAATCCCGACAAGTCGGCGGTGCAGTTCAATCTCGGCCGCATCGCAGAGGCGACGAAGCTGCACGTCGCCAGGGCGATGGAGGCCAAACGCGGCGGGAGCGGCGAAGGACTGATCCTCATCAACTGCATGGAGAAGCTGACCATGAACGCGCCGAGGGAAACGCTCAAGGTGCGGCTCACGTCGGCGCTGGACGCGGGCATCGACGGCATTACGCTGGCGGCCGGTCTGCATCTCTCTTCCTTCGGGCTGATCGAGGATCATCCTCGCTTCCGCGATGCCAAATTAGGCATCATCGTCTCCTCGCTTCGCGCGCTCCAGCTGTTCCTCAAGAAGATCGCGCGCACCAACCGCCTGCCGGACTACATCGTGATCGAGGGGCCGCTGGCCGGCGGCCACCTCGGCTTCGGCATGGACTGGGCGCAGTACGACCTTGCCACCATCGTTGCCGAGATCCGACAGTACTTGGCTGCGGAAAAGCTCGATATTCCCCTGATACCCGCCGGCGGCATCTTCACCGGCTCGGACGCCGCCGCCTTCCTGGAGCAGGGCGCCGGGGCGGTGCAGGTGGCGACGCGCTTCACGGTGGCGAAGGAATGCGGCTTACCGCCCGCCGTGCAGCAGGAATACTTCAGGACCAGCGAGGGCAACATCGAGGTCAACCAGATTTCCCCGACGGGCTATCCCATGCGCATGCTGAAGAACAGCCCCGGCATCGGCGCCGGCATCCGGCCGAACTGCGAGGCTTACGGCTACCTGCTCGACAGCAATGGAGGTTGTGCCTACATCACATCCTACAATCGCGAGGTGGCGGCCCATCCCGGCGCGCGCAAGGTGTCAGTGAAGGACAAGACCTGCCTGTGCACCCACATGCGCAACTTCGATATCTGGACCTGCGGCCAGACGACCTGGCGACTCAAGGACACGACCAACAAGCTTCCCGACGGCAGCTACCAGCAGCTCACGGCCGAGCACATCTTCCGCGACTACCAGTTCAGCACGGACGGTCAGATTTCAAAACCGCTCCCCGTCGCGTAG
- a CDS encoding rRNA pseudouridine synthase: MIQSKTPPADAPEGVRISKLMAERGLCSRREADAYIERGLVFVDGERVTQLGTRARPSAVVTLATEARAQQARQATILLHKPVGYVSGQAEDGHLPAVALISAQTQDPRDATRRFQPSHLRGLAPAGRLDIDSTGLLVLTQDGRIARQLIGEDSDIEKEYLVRVEGQLDAKGMTLLNHGLSLDGKPLRRAKVEWANPDQLRFVLREGKKRQIRRMCELVGLSVTGLKRVRIGRVRLGDLPAGQWRYLRDGERF; encoded by the coding sequence ATGATCCAAAGCAAGACTCCGCCCGCCGACGCGCCCGAAGGCGTGCGCATTTCAAAGCTGATGGCCGAGCGGGGTCTGTGCTCCCGCCGCGAGGCCGACGCCTACATCGAGCGCGGCCTAGTCTTCGTCGACGGCGAACGGGTGACGCAACTGGGCACCCGCGCCCGGCCCTCCGCCGTCGTTACCCTGGCCACCGAGGCGCGCGCGCAGCAGGCTCGGCAGGCCACGATCCTGCTGCACAAGCCCGTGGGTTATGTCTCCGGCCAGGCCGAGGATGGCCATCTGCCGGCGGTGGCGCTGATCTCCGCGCAGACCCAGGATCCGCGCGACGCGACGCGGCGCTTCCAGCCGTCCCATCTCCGGGGGCTGGCGCCGGCCGGCCGGCTCGACATCGACTCCACGGGCCTGCTGGTGCTGACCCAGGATGGCCGCATCGCCCGCCAACTGATCGGCGAAGACTCCGACATCGAGAAGGAATACCTGGTGCGTGTGGAGGGGCAACTCGATGCGAAAGGGATGACCCTGCTCAACCACGGTCTCTCGCTGGACGGCAAGCCGCTGCGACGCGCGAAGGTGGAATGGGCGAACCCCGACCAGCTCCGCTTCGTCCTCAGGGAAGGCAAGAAGCGCCAGATCCGCCGCATGTGCGAGCTGGTGGGCCTCTCCGTGACGGGCTTGAAGCGCGTGCGCATCGGCCGCGTGCGCCTGGGCGACCTGCCCGCCGGCCAGTGGCGCTACCTACGCGACGGGGAGCGGTTTTGA